A stretch of the Porifericola rhodea genome encodes the following:
- the dnaE gene encoding DNA polymerase III subunit alpha has translation MYLIFDTETTGLPRDYNAPITDTDNWPRIVQLSWQLHAADGKLLNQQDYIVKPDGFTIPFNSEKVHGISTERALKEGYPLEEVLKIFNKDLERTQLVIGHNVDFDINITGAELVRTSLPTDLMNIQKLDTKDESTDYCKIPGGRGGKYKWPTLSELHKKLFGVGFDEAHNSAFDVDATARCFFGLLKEKVVRPYTEEIPLEKIQYEAPDLEEASRAADKKKESESPTIPVSSQPAKEIKTAPFSHLHVHSQYSILQSTANIKSIIATAKEQEMPAVAITDLGNLFGAFKAVTEGKKQGIKVIIGCDVYVVEDRHQKKFTKDMKDQRSLQLLLAKDQNGYRNLSKLCSLGFIEGYYAGYPRVDKELIEKYKEGLIATTGSITAEIPNLILNVGEHQAEEAFVWWKDTFGEDFYVELQRHGLEEENRVNDVLLRFANKYNVKVIATNDVYYTKKADANAHDTLLCVKNGDVMSMPKGRGRGFRFGMPNDEFYFKSEDEMKRLFQDLPEAITNTYEIVEKTSELTLERDILLPRFEIPDEFEDQDDYLRHLTYEGAKSHYGEVTAEIRERIDHELKIIKDMGFPGYFLIVQDFINAARSMGVKVGPGRGSAAGSVVAFCTGITNIDPIKYDLLFERFLNPERISMPDIDIDFDDDGRQDVIEYVIKKYGRNQVAQIVTFGTMAPKMSIRDVARVSELPLPEANRIAKLVPEKPGTSFEQALAEVPELQEIKRGRGKPSEVVNLAHTLVGSVRGTGIHAAGVIIAPDDLLEYIPVKTDKDSDLFITQFDGSVVESAGMLKMDFLGLKTLTIIKTALENIKQNHGVEIDIDTIPLDDEETYKLYQRGDTVGTFQFESEGMRQWLQKLKPTNIEDLIAMNALYRPGPMQFIPNFIDRKHGREEVEYPHELLEGILKNTYGIMVYQEQIMQTAQILGGYSLGGADLLRRAMGKKKIEEMNKQRVIFVKGAYEKHGIEKAKAEEVFSIMEKFAQYGFNRSHSAAYSVVAYQTGYLKANYPAEYMAAVLTHNMNNSDKVTAFLDECKRQGISVLGPDVNESRYFFGVNKEGQIRFGLGAVKGAGENAVSAIIEERDEKGLYQDIFEFTKRINLRQVNKKTLEVLAMAGAFDCFDSAHRRQYLYAEDGEISLIEKASKYALTLQQEEQAAQQSLFGGSGGLEVPVPKIPDCEPYSEIEKLKIEKEVIGFYISGHPLDQFKIEIENFCTCTVDNITNYKNQDIAVAGIVTSYQERQTRTGKPFGLVSIEDYQSSLNLAFFGEDFLSNRHRLSVGEFVYVRGKVEERYNQPDVWELRPQSVQLLSEIREKMTKGVQLNIPVEVLDESLITNLESLLKDYQGSCSLKVYLRDGLDNLNVDTMSRKYKVNPVNGFFEKIEKLKDITYKIDN, from the coding sequence ATGTACCTAATCTTTGATACAGAAACTACCGGACTTCCAAGGGATTATAATGCGCCAATAACAGATACTGATAACTGGCCTCGTATTGTACAGCTTTCATGGCAGCTACACGCTGCTGATGGTAAACTACTAAACCAGCAGGACTATATAGTTAAACCTGATGGCTTTACTATTCCTTTTAATTCAGAAAAAGTTCATGGAATTTCCACCGAACGAGCTTTAAAAGAAGGATATCCCCTGGAAGAAGTGCTTAAAATTTTCAATAAAGATCTGGAGAGAACCCAGTTAGTTATTGGACATAATGTAGATTTTGATATCAATATCACCGGGGCAGAGTTGGTAAGAACAAGTTTACCTACTGACTTGATGAATATCCAGAAATTGGATACAAAAGATGAGTCCACTGACTATTGCAAAATTCCTGGCGGAAGAGGAGGTAAATATAAGTGGCCTACCCTTTCAGAGCTACACAAAAAATTGTTTGGAGTTGGCTTTGACGAAGCGCACAACTCGGCTTTTGACGTAGATGCTACTGCTCGTTGCTTCTTTGGTTTGCTTAAAGAAAAAGTAGTCAGGCCGTATACAGAAGAAATTCCTTTAGAAAAAATTCAGTACGAAGCGCCTGATCTGGAAGAAGCCAGCCGTGCTGCTGACAAAAAGAAAGAGTCTGAGTCTCCTACCATACCTGTAAGTTCTCAGCCTGCCAAGGAGATCAAGACTGCCCCTTTCAGTCATCTTCATGTACATTCTCAGTACTCAATTTTGCAAAGCACGGCTAATATTAAAAGTATTATTGCTACTGCAAAAGAGCAGGAAATGCCTGCCGTAGCAATCACCGACCTTGGCAACTTATTTGGGGCATTTAAGGCAGTTACCGAAGGGAAAAAACAGGGCATTAAAGTTATAATTGGCTGTGATGTCTATGTGGTAGAAGATCGTCACCAGAAGAAGTTTACTAAAGACATGAAAGATCAGCGTAGCTTACAGCTATTGCTGGCCAAAGACCAGAATGGATACCGTAATCTTTCCAAACTTTGTTCATTGGGCTTTATTGAAGGGTATTATGCCGGGTACCCGCGTGTAGATAAGGAACTTATTGAAAAGTACAAGGAAGGGCTTATTGCCACCACAGGTAGTATAACTGCAGAAATACCTAACCTTATTCTTAACGTAGGTGAACATCAGGCAGAGGAGGCTTTTGTCTGGTGGAAAGATACGTTTGGAGAGGATTTTTATGTAGAGCTACAGCGCCATGGTTTGGAAGAAGAGAATCGCGTAAATGATGTGCTTTTGCGGTTTGCCAACAAATACAATGTAAAAGTAATTGCAACTAATGATGTTTATTATACCAAAAAAGCTGATGCGAATGCTCATGATACCTTGCTCTGTGTAAAGAATGGTGATGTAATGTCAATGCCTAAAGGTAGAGGTCGGGGCTTCCGCTTTGGTATGCCTAACGATGAATTCTACTTTAAGTCTGAGGATGAGATGAAGCGTCTTTTCCAGGACTTGCCAGAGGCTATTACGAACACCTATGAGATTGTAGAAAAAACAAGCGAACTTACGCTTGAGCGAGATATACTTTTACCCCGTTTTGAGATACCCGATGAGTTTGAAGATCAGGATGATTATCTGCGTCACCTAACTTATGAGGGAGCTAAAAGCCATTATGGAGAAGTTACTGCCGAAATAAGGGAACGGATTGACCATGAGCTAAAAATTATTAAAGACATGGGGTTTCCGGGCTATTTCCTGATTGTACAGGACTTTATTAACGCTGCACGTAGCATGGGAGTTAAAGTAGGTCCCGGCCGGGGGTCTGCGGCAGGTTCTGTGGTTGCTTTTTGTACGGGTATTACCAATATAGATCCTATCAAATATGATCTGCTGTTTGAGCGTTTCCTAAATCCGGAGCGTATCTCAATGCCAGATATTGATATTGACTTTGATGATGATGGACGACAGGATGTAATTGAATATGTAATCAAAAAATATGGACGTAATCAGGTAGCTCAAATTGTTACCTTCGGTACCATGGCTCCTAAAATGTCTATCCGAGATGTTGCCAGAGTAAGTGAACTACCTTTGCCAGAAGCTAATAGAATAGCGAAATTAGTTCCCGAAAAGCCAGGGACCTCTTTTGAACAAGCACTTGCTGAGGTTCCTGAATTGCAGGAGATTAAAAGAGGGAGAGGAAAACCTTCAGAGGTAGTAAATCTAGCTCATACACTGGTAGGCTCTGTAAGAGGAACTGGTATACATGCCGCAGGGGTTATTATTGCTCCAGATGACCTGTTGGAGTATATCCCAGTAAAAACTGATAAAGATTCTGATCTTTTCATCACACAGTTTGACGGCTCTGTCGTTGAGTCAGCAGGAATGTTAAAGATGGACTTTCTGGGGCTAAAAACCCTTACCATCATTAAAACTGCGCTGGAAAATATAAAGCAAAACCATGGGGTAGAAATAGATATTGATACCATCCCTCTTGATGATGAGGAAACTTACAAACTTTATCAGAGAGGAGATACTGTGGGCACCTTTCAGTTTGAGTCTGAAGGCATGCGTCAGTGGCTGCAAAAACTCAAGCCTACCAACATAGAGGATCTTATTGCTATGAACGCACTCTATCGTCCTGGCCCAATGCAGTTCATTCCTAACTTTATTGACCGTAAACACGGTAGAGAAGAGGTGGAATACCCTCATGAACTACTGGAGGGCATCTTAAAAAATACCTATGGTATTATGGTGTACCAGGAGCAGATTATGCAAACGGCACAAATACTAGGTGGCTACTCGCTTGGTGGCGCGGATTTGCTGCGTAGAGCCATGGGTAAGAAAAAGATTGAGGAGATGAACAAGCAAAGAGTCATCTTCGTAAAGGGTGCCTATGAAAAACATGGTATTGAGAAAGCTAAAGCTGAAGAGGTCTTCTCCATCATGGAAAAATTTGCGCAGTATGGTTTTAACCGTTCGCACTCTGCTGCTTATTCCGTTGTAGCTTATCAAACAGGTTACCTCAAGGCTAACTATCCGGCAGAATACATGGCTGCCGTACTTACACACAATATGAACAACTCTGATAAGGTAACTGCCTTCCTGGATGAGTGTAAGCGTCAGGGAATAAGTGTGTTAGGGCCAGATGTGAACGAGAGTCGTTATTTCTTTGGGGTAAATAAAGAAGGACAGATACGTTTTGGCTTAGGCGCTGTAAAAGGAGCTGGTGAAAATGCAGTAAGTGCTATTATTGAAGAGCGTGATGAAAAAGGCTTATATCAAGATATTTTTGAGTTTACCAAAAGAATTAACCTTCGCCAGGTCAATAAAAAAACACTGGAAGTGCTGGCAATGGCTGGGGCCTTTGATTGTTTTGATAGTGCCCATCGCAGGCAATATTTGTATGCAGAAGATGGTGAGATTAGCCTGATAGAAAAAGCATCTAAATATGCTTTAACGCTTCAGCAGGAAGAGCAGGCTGCCCAGCAATCGTTGTTCGGAGGTAGCGGGGGGCTAGAGGTTCCTGTGCCAAAAATACCTGACTGTGAACCATATAGCGAAATTGAAAAGCTGAAAATAGAAAAAGAAGTTATAGGTTTCTACATCTCTGGTCATCCACTGGACCAGTTTAAAATTGAGATAGAAAACTTTTGTACCTGTACAGTAGATAATATTACTAACTATAAAAATCAGGATATTGCCGTAGCAGGTATTGTTACCAGTTATCAGGAACGTCAAACCCGAACGGGAAAGCCTTTTGGTCTGGTATCAATTGAAGATTATCAGAGCTCGCTTAATCTGGCTTTTTTCGGTGAGGATTTTCTCAGCAACCGTCACCGTTTATCGGTAGGGGAGTTTGTGTACGTCAGGGGCAAAGTAGAAGAGCGATATAACCAACCAGATGTATGGGAACTTAGGCCACAAAGTGTACAGCTACTTAGCGAAATTCGCGAGAAAATGACTAAAGGCGTACAGCTCAATATTCCAGTAGAAGTACTTGATGAAAGCCTGATTACCAATTTGGAAAGCTTACTTAAGGACTATCAAGGATCATGTTCGCTTAAAGTGTATTTAAGAGATGGTCTGGACAACCTGAATGTAGACACAATGTCTAGGAAATATAAAGTGAATCCAGTGAATGGTTTTTTTGAAAAGATTGAAAAATTAAAAGACATCACTTATAAAATAGATAATTAG